A stretch of the Porifericola rhodea genome encodes the following:
- a CDS encoding tryptophan 2,3-dioxygenase family protein translates to MIDKITFSPEIMEKLEKLSDKFAKQGQSLSDYLDGLLHADYLSYWEYIELETLLTLQKPRTEHKDEMIFVTYHQITELYFKLILWELEQINAGEVKDAATFLDKIKRINRYFGQLTDSFTIMTEGLNREQFAQFRMSLLPSSGFQSVQYRLIEILSTDLINLVHADYVLWLSPDDPVEAYMDNLYWKAGARDMKTGKKTLTLRQFEEKYNEMMLRKAQQYKQHNLRKRMQKFVRSGDVDIIAELRAFDHWANVHWPLSHFRAAVRHLVSNNKVKDATGGTNWRKYLPPRFQRVVFFPELWSEEEKDNWGKSWVIKQLEN, encoded by the coding sequence ATGATTGATAAAATTACTTTTTCTCCTGAAATTATGGAGAAGCTGGAAAAATTATCAGATAAGTTTGCCAAGCAAGGACAAAGCCTATCTGACTATCTTGATGGTCTTTTGCATGCCGACTATCTTTCTTATTGGGAATACATTGAGTTGGAAACGCTGCTGACGTTGCAAAAGCCCCGTACGGAACATAAAGATGAGATGATATTTGTTACTTATCATCAAATTACCGAGCTGTATTTTAAACTAATACTTTGGGAGTTAGAGCAGATTAATGCGGGAGAGGTAAAGGACGCCGCTACATTTTTAGACAAGATCAAACGCATTAACCGTTATTTTGGCCAACTAACAGACTCTTTTACAATCATGACCGAGGGCCTCAATCGCGAGCAGTTTGCCCAGTTCAGAATGAGTCTTCTTCCTTCCAGTGGTTTTCAGTCGGTTCAATATCGTTTAATAGAAATTCTTTCTACAGACCTTATCAATCTGGTGCATGCAGATTATGTGCTTTGGCTTTCTCCTGACGATCCGGTAGAAGCTTATATGGATAATTTGTACTGGAAAGCAGGGGCACGCGACATGAAAACGGGTAAGAAAACGCTTACACTTCGGCAGTTTGAAGAAAAATATAATGAAATGATGCTCCGAAAGGCTCAGCAGTACAAGCAGCATAACCTGCGTAAGCGCATGCAGAAATTTGTGCGTTCTGGAGATGTAGATATCATCGCTGAACTTAGGGCTTTTGATCATTGGGCTAATGTGCATTGGCCACTTTCACATTTCCGGGCTGCTGTGAGACACTTAGTAAGTAACAACAAAGTAAAAGATGCTACCGGAGGCACCAATTGGCGCAAATATCTCCCTCCACGTTTTCAGAGAGTAGTATTTTTTCCTGAACTCTGGTCTGAAGAAGAAAAAGACAATTGGGGCAAATCGTGGGTAATCAAACAGTTGGAAAATTAA
- a CDS encoding DUF4348 domain-containing protein: protein MKKKLFNVSFIICVLSLAFSCRSAKNGRADENFDEFYEKFLTDSSFQMERIQFPLKGIKADEGEDSTYYWHKEDWVMLKKPNLDGTDFKRDLQVSDTVATDEIFMENAGFYFKMVYEPIKRKWHLVYMIDGGL from the coding sequence ATGAAAAAGAAATTGTTTAATGTTTCCTTCATCATTTGTGTACTTTCTTTAGCTTTTAGTTGCAGAAGTGCCAAAAACGGAAGGGCAGACGAAAATTTTGATGAGTTTTACGAAAAATTCCTGACGGATAGTAGCTTTCAGATGGAGCGTATACAGTTTCCGCTTAAAGGAATAAAAGCTGATGAAGGTGAAGACTCCACCTACTATTGGCACAAGGAAGACTGGGTAATGCTTAAGAAACCTAATCTGGATGGAACTGATTTTAAAAGAGATTTGCAGGTTAGCGATACCGTAGCTACTGACGAAATTTTTATGGAGAACGCTGGCTTTTATTTCAAAATGGTATATGAACCAATCAAGAGAAAGTGGCATCTGGTGTACATGATAGACGGAGGGCTATAA
- the dapA gene encoding 4-hydroxy-tetrahydrodipicolinate synthase: MNKLFQGTYTAIITPFTQDNKIDWPAFEKLVEAQIASKVEGIVFVGTTGESPTLSHQEHMDILRWSVKTINGRCQVIHGTGSNNTRESIELANVASEAGADGHLVINPYYNKPTAEGLYRHFKAIADAVDLPIIMYNIKGRTAVNLETDTLLRLAEHKNIVGVKEASGDIHQMMDVMRRTGDDFCVLVGDDALTLPFMACGGDGLISVVSNCLPRSTSDMVRACLAGEWDTARTSFYKILDIMNLTMAETNPIPIKAIMHKLGYCDTNIRLPLCEPTQATNLMIDKQLELIKELEK, translated from the coding sequence ATGAATAAACTTTTTCAGGGTACATACACAGCCATTATAACGCCTTTTACTCAAGACAATAAAATAGATTGGCCTGCCTTTGAAAAACTGGTTGAAGCTCAGATAGCTTCTAAAGTGGAGGGAATTGTGTTTGTGGGTACTACCGGAGAAAGTCCTACACTATCTCATCAGGAGCATATGGACATTCTTCGCTGGTCGGTAAAAACTATTAATGGCAGATGCCAGGTGATTCACGGAACAGGCTCAAATAATACCCGAGAAAGTATTGAGCTGGCAAACGTGGCTTCCGAGGCAGGAGCAGACGGCCATTTGGTAATCAACCCATATTATAATAAGCCTACAGCTGAAGGACTGTATCGTCATTTTAAAGCAATAGCGGATGCTGTAGATCTGCCTATTATTATGTATAATATTAAGGGGAGAACGGCAGTTAATCTGGAAACAGACACCCTTCTTAGGTTAGCTGAACACAAAAATATTGTAGGTGTAAAAGAGGCAAGTGGTGATATACATCAGATGATGGATGTAATGCGCCGTACAGGTGACGATTTTTGCGTATTAGTCGGAGATGACGCACTTACCCTGCCTTTTATGGCTTGTGGAGGTGATGGGCTCATTTCTGTGGTATCTAACTGTCTCCCACGCTCAACCTCAGATATGGTTAGAGCTTGCCTGGCTGGAGAGTGGGATACTGCTCGCACTTCCTTTTATAAGATTTTAGACATAATGAATCTTACCATGGCCGAAACTAACCCAATACCTATTAAAGCAATTATGCACAAACTGGGTTACTGCGATACTAATATTCGTCTGCCATTATGTGAGCCTACTCAGGCTACCAATCTAATGATTGATAAGCAATTAGAACTTATAAAAGAGCTGGAGAAATAA
- a CDS encoding class I SAM-dependent methyltransferase, translating into MPDAVSEKARYTQHQNTIEDLGYISFLQKVIRPVSQYITPSLSCLDYGCGPSPVLAKMLARDYQLKVQSYDPFFYPIALKEEYDMIFSTEVFEHFHQPAKEIERLHQLLKKGGYLGIMTNMYGKLEEFEDWWYRRDVTHVSFYHPETFNFITHKYGFKVCWQDYKQVIILQKT; encoded by the coding sequence TTGCCTGATGCAGTAAGCGAAAAAGCACGCTATACACAGCACCAAAACACAATAGAGGATTTAGGCTATATCAGCTTTTTACAAAAAGTAATACGACCTGTCTCTCAATATATTACCCCTTCCCTCTCTTGTCTGGATTATGGTTGTGGCCCATCTCCGGTGTTAGCAAAAATGTTAGCCAGAGATTATCAGCTAAAAGTACAGTCTTATGATCCTTTCTTTTACCCTATTGCTCTGAAAGAAGAGTATGATATGATTTTTTCTACTGAAGTGTTTGAGCATTTTCATCAGCCAGCTAAAGAAATTGAGCGTTTGCATCAGCTTCTAAAAAAAGGAGGCTATTTGGGGATTATGACAAATATGTATGGCAAATTAGAAGAATTTGAAGACTGGTGGTATCGAAGGGATGTAACTCACGTCAGTTTTTATCATCCGGAGACTTTCAACTTTATCACGCATAAATATGGTTTTAAAGTATGTTGGCAAGACTACAAGCAGGTAATAATCCTACAAAAGACTTGA
- a CDS encoding TVP38/TMEM64 family protein, whose product MSVRSKIKSKLKEREEQRKQSVWVFVISGAVILALILSYFFIPSVQNFMTNAYEVLTSDDKQRIKDWVSGFGYWGPVIIIGAMVLQMFLIVIPSPLLMIVSTLAYGPWWGSVISFVAVLVAATIAYFIGYHASNAFVDKIIGQKSGEKVNKYIQKYGVWAVVLFRVSPFLSNDAISFVAGLGEMRYVKFITATTAGIIPLIAMIAFLGKNTDRLQNGMLWISGITILGFAIYFLVKRYRNKETQAA is encoded by the coding sequence ATGAGTGTCAGAAGCAAGATTAAAAGCAAACTAAAAGAGAGAGAAGAACAAAGAAAGCAAAGTGTGTGGGTTTTTGTGATTAGTGGTGCTGTAATATTGGCACTAATCCTTTCATACTTTTTTATTCCTAGTGTACAGAATTTTATGACAAATGCCTACGAAGTGCTTACCAGCGATGATAAACAACGCATCAAAGACTGGGTAAGCGGATTTGGGTACTGGGGACCAGTAATTATTATCGGAGCTATGGTATTACAAATGTTTCTAATCGTGATACCCTCTCCTTTACTAATGATCGTTTCTACCCTGGCATATGGCCCATGGTGGGGTTCAGTGATTTCTTTTGTGGCAGTATTGGTAGCTGCTACTATCGCGTATTTTATTGGGTACCATGCCAGCAACGCCTTTGTAGATAAAATAATAGGTCAGAAGTCAGGTGAGAAGGTAAATAAGTACATTCAGAAGTATGGAGTTTGGGCTGTGGTTCTTTTTAGGGTTTCACCCTTTCTTTCTAACGATGCCATTAGCTTTGTGGCAGGTCTTGGCGAAATGCGTTATGTAAAATTTATTACTGCAACTACTGCCGGTATTATTCCTTTAATAGCCATGATTGCCTTTTTAGGAAAGAATACTGACCGACTACAAAACGGTATGCTTTGGATTTCAGGAATTACTATATTAGGTTTTGCCATCTACTTTTTGGTTAAACGCTATCGCAATAAAGAAACTCAAGCCGCCTGA
- the alr gene encoding alanine racemase: MRGLPLIDRSEVQHSSRIELSQSALQNNVDFVREKVGPDPIISAVVKSNAYGHGTRYFIPMLTKCGVKHFSVASSFEAQEVLKACLPDCEIVIMGILYSKDLEWAIYHNIQYYVFDLERIRQSVEAAKRVGKKAVVHLEVETGGNRTGLPIEQMEEALDLLKANAKYIDFRGLCTHLAGAETLANQFRIRRQIIRYNEFYDLAEQKGYLPSLKHIASSAAALTLPEARMDMVRVGIALYGLWPSPDVYNMHLVEINQMSDNPLHRVISWKTDIMHLKDVKEGEFIGYGTSYQALRDMKVAVIPLGYANGYSRSLSNKGFVLIRGKRANICGLINMNLFMVDVTYIEDAEVGDEVVLIGNQASNSITISSFSDFANQLNNELMSRLPSDIPRCIVE, from the coding sequence ATGAGAGGACTTCCTTTAATAGACAGGTCAGAGGTGCAACACTCCTCCCGCATTGAATTGAGCCAGAGTGCATTACAAAACAATGTGGACTTTGTGAGAGAGAAGGTGGGGCCAGACCCTATAATATCTGCGGTAGTCAAATCCAATGCTTATGGACATGGTACCCGCTATTTTATCCCTATGCTAACCAAATGTGGTGTTAAGCATTTTTCGGTGGCCTCTAGCTTTGAAGCTCAGGAAGTGCTTAAGGCATGCTTGCCAGACTGTGAGATTGTAATTATGGGGATACTGTACTCTAAAGATCTGGAATGGGCTATTTACCACAATATTCAATATTATGTGTTTGATCTGGAACGTATCCGGCAATCTGTAGAGGCCGCCAAGCGAGTAGGCAAAAAAGCAGTAGTGCATCTGGAGGTAGAGACCGGTGGCAATCGTACGGGGCTCCCCATTGAGCAGATGGAAGAAGCTCTGGACTTGCTCAAAGCCAATGCAAAGTATATAGACTTTAGAGGGCTATGTACACATCTGGCAGGAGCTGAAACCCTGGCCAATCAGTTTCGCATAAGACGACAGATAATTCGCTACAACGAATTTTACGATCTGGCGGAACAGAAGGGGTACTTACCCAGTCTAAAGCACATTGCTTCTTCGGCAGCAGCGCTTACCCTTCCTGAAGCGCGTATGGATATGGTAAGAGTGGGTATCGCTTTGTATGGTTTATGGCCCAGTCCAGATGTGTATAATATGCACCTGGTAGAAATAAATCAGATGAGCGATAACCCACTGCACAGGGTAATCTCCTGGAAGACTGATATTATGCACTTAAAAGATGTAAAAGAAGGGGAGTTTATTGGCTATGGAACCAGCTATCAGGCACTTAGAGATATGAAGGTCGCCGTAATACCTCTGGGCTACGCAAATGGTTATTCTCGCTCTTTATCAAACAAAGGTTTTGTGCTCATTAGAGGAAAGCGAGCGAATATTTGCGGCCTTATTAACATGAACCTGTTTATGGTAGATGTTACTTATATAGAAGATGCCGAAGTTGGTGATGAAGTAGTACTAATTGGAAACCAGGCCAGTAATAGTATAACTATTAGCTCTTTTTCTGACTTTGCTAACCAGCTGAACAATGAGCTCATGAGTCGTTTGCCATCTGACATTCCTCGCTGTATTGTAGAGTAA
- the guaB gene encoding IMP dehydrogenase — MMTDTSKFLYEALTYDDVLLVPDYSEVLPRNTDTSTLLTKNIRLNIPLVSAAMDTVTEFELAISIALSGGIGFIHKNMSIDAQAHQVRKVKRSQSGMILDPITLDINATVFDAKTIMRENKIGGIPVVDKDRRLLGIITNRDLRFLKDLKQPVKDIMTRENLVTAELGVGLEKAEDILQEYKIEKLPIIDKDGKLSGLITYKDILKNKDRPHACKDEYGRLRVGAAVGVTHDILDRVKMLKSAGVDIISIDTAHGHSKGVIDTARKVKQAFPEVELVVGNIATAEAAKALVKAGADAIKVGVGPGSICTTRIIAGVGVPQLSAVYESAKAIEGSGVPIIADGGIRFSGDAVKAIAAGASSIMIGSLLAGTDEAPGEVILYEGRKFKSYRGMGSVEAMDEGSKDRYFQDAEDDIKKLVPEGIVGRVPYKGLVDEVLYQLIGGIQAGMGYCGAQDIPALQKARFVKITNAGSRESHPHDITITREAPNYSP, encoded by the coding sequence ATGATGACTGACACTTCTAAGTTTTTGTACGAAGCACTCACCTATGATGATGTGCTGCTCGTGCCCGACTATTCAGAGGTACTTCCCAGAAACACAGACACTTCTACCCTACTTACCAAAAACATCAGGCTGAACATTCCTCTCGTCTCTGCTGCTATGGATACGGTAACAGAGTTTGAGCTGGCTATTTCTATTGCCTTATCTGGTGGTATAGGTTTTATTCATAAAAACATGTCTATTGATGCCCAGGCGCATCAGGTCAGAAAAGTGAAACGCTCGCAAAGCGGGATGATTCTGGACCCCATTACGTTGGATATCAATGCCACAGTCTTTGACGCCAAAACTATCATGCGCGAAAACAAAATTGGTGGTATTCCGGTAGTGGACAAAGACCGTCGTCTTTTGGGTATCATTACTAATCGTGATTTGCGTTTTCTGAAAGACCTGAAGCAGCCAGTGAAGGACATCATGACGCGTGAGAACCTGGTAACTGCCGAGCTGGGCGTGGGACTGGAAAAAGCGGAAGACATACTACAGGAGTATAAAATTGAAAAGCTTCCTATTATTGACAAAGATGGAAAGCTAAGTGGGCTTATTACCTACAAAGATATTCTCAAAAACAAAGACCGCCCTCATGCCTGTAAAGATGAATATGGCAGGTTGAGAGTAGGAGCGGCTGTTGGAGTTACGCATGATATTCTGGATAGAGTAAAGATGCTCAAAAGCGCTGGAGTTGATATTATCAGTATTGATACTGCACATGGCCACTCAAAAGGAGTTATTGACACCGCACGAAAAGTAAAGCAAGCCTTCCCTGAAGTTGAATTGGTAGTAGGAAACATAGCTACTGCCGAAGCAGCCAAAGCCTTGGTAAAGGCTGGTGCTGACGCTATAAAAGTAGGTGTAGGCCCCGGAAGTATCTGTACTACTCGTATTATTGCGGGTGTTGGGGTACCTCAGCTATCTGCAGTGTACGAATCTGCAAAAGCTATAGAGGGCAGTGGTGTACCTATTATTGCTGATGGTGGTATACGCTTCTCTGGCGATGCCGTAAAAGCTATAGCTGCCGGAGCAAGCAGCATTATGATTGGCTCTTTGCTAGCAGGTACTGATGAAGCTCCCGGTGAAGTAATTCTTTACGAAGGACGTAAATTCAAATCTTATCGTGGTATGGGCTCGGTTGAGGCTATGGATGAAGGATCTAAAGATCGCTACTTCCAGGATGCTGAAGACGATATTAAAAAGCTGGTACCTGAGGGTATTGTAGGCCGCGTACCCTATAAAGGATTGGTTGATGAGGTGCTATATCAGCTCATTGGTGGTATACAGGCAGGTATGGGTTATTGTGGCGCACAGGATATTCCTGCCCTACAAAAAGCTCGTTTTGTCAAAATTACCAATGCAGGCTCCAGAGAGAGCCATCCTCATGATATTACCATTACACGTGAGGCTCCTAATTACAGTCCCTGA
- a CDS encoding GAF domain-containing SpoIIE family protein phosphatase produces MRFHKNVIRITLFLGIISWTLLVVTDLSLLFADINNMRPGIPAETRLVLLSLFFVSLFFYYRYITGRAERINFIDLLWRVFATGLLATIVSLTIVLFYNLLGDSRLSENLFLKSFFYHINIGLITAFLTSTIMVWKELILYQKSKRLIRLWQMFEYVLLISILLSFFPAANFQLLNNIILALLFILGVILSINLKWVAYLDFKQKWKSIIIMLAIAFFTLFFFYTLGRYSVSDIDSESYPLLPTDMMNVAYILAMFGFTFVYNIFSLLVILFNLPTSSVFEQKLEEVINFQRLSQSTQAGYKVDQIFEILLESSVKAVFADAAWIEVEHEDQQILLTKQVSADKVPVLKEQIREGALQSDGNKSGLGKPLLQRKDYRKSRKKHRLLQLPDYKSVLWIPLVVKNNNIGTLVVLKEVSDGFNKEMVSIIGTFASQACISVENFQLLSETIENERYKEELEIANRVHQSLLPKEPVSNEVFDIAAFSEAADQVGGDYYDIYQISEHKFIIIIGDVSGKGTSAAFNMAQMKGVFHSLAQLNLSPDQFLIYANSALSRCLEKTSFITASFFVVDTQQSTIEFARAGHCPTLFYDNTANKASFLENQGLGLGIIRSEKFNQYIEVTKVNYSPGDIVMLYTDGITEAANREHEQFGYERLRNFVEQHATENPKAIQEALLNSIFSFCNGNALDDDYTALIIKFK; encoded by the coding sequence ATGCGCTTTCATAAAAATGTCATCCGTATAACGCTTTTTCTGGGTATTATCAGTTGGACTCTACTTGTGGTCACTGATCTTTCCCTGCTATTTGCGGACATCAACAATATGAGGCCTGGCATACCTGCTGAAACAAGGCTGGTTTTGCTAAGCTTATTTTTTGTTTCTCTCTTCTTCTACTATCGCTACATTACGGGGAGGGCAGAGAGGATCAACTTTATTGACCTGCTATGGCGTGTCTTTGCCACAGGTTTGCTGGCAACCATTGTCTCTCTTACCATAGTATTATTTTATAATTTATTAGGAGACAGCCGCTTATCAGAGAACTTATTTCTAAAAAGCTTTTTCTATCATATAAACATTGGGCTTATCACAGCTTTCCTAACCTCTACCATAATGGTCTGGAAAGAGCTCATTCTCTACCAAAAGTCTAAACGACTGATTCGCCTCTGGCAAATGTTTGAGTATGTTTTACTCATAAGCATCTTACTAAGCTTTTTTCCCGCTGCTAATTTTCAGCTACTCAACAATATTATCCTTGCCCTTCTTTTTATCTTGGGTGTTATACTATCCATAAACCTAAAATGGGTTGCTTATCTGGATTTTAAGCAAAAATGGAAAAGCATCATTATCATGCTTGCCATTGCCTTTTTTACCCTATTCTTCTTTTATACCCTGGGCAGGTACTCAGTCAGCGATATAGACTCAGAAAGTTATCCACTGCTCCCTACCGATATGATGAATGTAGCTTACATACTAGCTATGTTCGGCTTTACTTTTGTCTACAACATATTTTCTCTCTTGGTTATCCTGTTTAACCTGCCTACTTCCTCAGTATTTGAGCAAAAACTGGAAGAGGTGATCAACTTCCAGAGGCTTAGCCAATCTACACAGGCAGGCTACAAAGTGGATCAAATATTTGAAATTTTGTTGGAGAGCTCCGTCAAGGCTGTATTTGCCGATGCTGCTTGGATAGAAGTAGAACATGAAGATCAACAGATACTGCTCACTAAGCAGGTAAGTGCGGATAAGGTGCCCGTCTTAAAAGAGCAAATCAGAGAGGGAGCCTTACAATCTGATGGTAACAAAAGTGGCCTGGGAAAACCTCTGCTTCAGAGAAAAGACTACCGGAAATCAAGGAAAAAACATCGCCTGCTTCAGCTTCCTGATTACAAATCTGTACTCTGGATACCTTTAGTAGTCAAAAACAACAACATCGGTACCTTAGTGGTGCTTAAAGAAGTGTCTGATGGTTTTAACAAAGAAATGGTAAGCATCATTGGTACCTTTGCCAGCCAGGCATGTATTTCTGTAGAAAACTTTCAACTCCTTAGCGAAACCATTGAAAACGAGCGCTATAAAGAAGAGTTAGAGATTGCCAACCGGGTACATCAAAGCCTGCTGCCTAAGGAGCCCGTTTCCAATGAAGTATTTGACATAGCCGCTTTTTCTGAAGCTGCAGATCAGGTGGGAGGAGACTACTATGATATTTACCAGATTTCTGAGCACAAATTTATCATCATTATAGGTGACGTATCAGGTAAAGGAACTTCAGCAGCATTTAATATGGCCCAGATGAAAGGTGTCTTCCATAGTCTTGCTCAACTCAACCTGTCACCTGATCAGTTTCTAATTTATGCAAATAGCGCATTGAGCCGCTGCCTGGAAAAAACCTCATTTATTACTGCCTCATTTTTTGTAGTAGATACCCAGCAGTCTACAATAGAATTTGCGCGCGCAGGGCATTGCCCAACTTTGTTTTACGATAACACTGCAAATAAAGCTAGCTTCCTGGAAAATCAGGGGCTTGGTCTAGGTATAATACGCAGCGAAAAATTTAATCAATATATAGAAGTTACAAAAGTCAACTATTCACCGGGAGATATCGTAATGCTATACACTGACGGTATTACCGAAGCTGCTAATCGGGAGCACGAACAGTTTGGCTACGAAAGACTGAGAAACTTTGTAGAGCAACACGCTACTGAAAACCCTAAGGCTATACAGGAAGCATTGCTTAACAGTATTTTTAGCTTTTGCAATGGAAATGCCCTTGACGATGACTACACAGCCTTAATCATCAAGTTCAAATAG
- a CDS encoding STAS domain-containing protein produces the protein MVDVSIDFGDKYCLIKIDGEVDASSSIHLDEAMQRAVNAECPKILVDCLNLRYISSAGLGVFMSYIQELEANDKKLVLFNMNEKVYKVFEILGLHQLLTIVDTEEEAKKDFVE, from the coding sequence ATGGTAGACGTAAGTATAGATTTTGGTGATAAATACTGTTTAATAAAAATAGACGGAGAGGTAGATGCCAGTTCATCTATACACCTTGATGAGGCTATGCAGAGGGCTGTAAACGCTGAATGTCCAAAAATTTTAGTAGATTGCCTTAATCTGCGCTACATTTCATCAGCCGGATTGGGCGTGTTTATGTCCTACATTCAGGAGCTGGAAGCTAACGATAAAAAGCTTGTCCTTTTTAATATGAATGAAAAGGTATATAAAGTTTTTGAAATTTTAGGCCTGCATCAGTTGTTAACTATAGTGGATACAGAAGAAGAGGCTAAGAAAGATTTTGTCGAATGA
- a CDS encoding ATP-binding protein has protein sequence MNYTFKVPCCKDKLQSIRDFVTNILGHYDLSDVDAHQLVLAVDEVCANLMIHSHHCNPDESLELIINIDEGSSITFEIRDEGAGFNICDYKEPELSDIIGTKRKGGVGLMLVRRIMDKIEFDCCSKKRHNIYRLRKSISFSPKPPVFANKKA, from the coding sequence ATGAATTACACATTTAAAGTACCGTGTTGTAAGGATAAGCTGCAAAGCATCAGAGACTTTGTAACCAATATTTTGGGTCATTACGATTTATCTGATGTGGATGCCCACCAGCTGGTATTAGCTGTAGATGAGGTATGCGCTAATCTTATGATTCATTCTCATCATTGCAATCCAGACGAAAGCTTAGAGCTTATTATTAACATAGATGAAGGTTCAAGCATCACCTTTGAGATTAGAGATGAAGGCGCAGGCTTTAACATTTGTGACTACAAAGAACCCGAACTAAGCGATATTATCGGCACCAAACGTAAAGGTGGTGTAGGCCTAATGCTGGTCAGGCGTATAATGGATAAGATAGAATTTGACTGTTGTAGTAAAAAGCGCCATAATATCTATCGCTTAAGAAAAAGCATCTCCTTCTCTCCCAAGCCTCCGGTTTTTGCCAATAAAAAAGCCTGA
- a CDS encoding DUF721 domain-containing protein translates to MSYQRWNKVQSGRRAETSTVGEAMRELLDAYKLKAKFEQTQLINSWERLMGAPIARRTDKIFIKDRKLYVKLSSAALKQELNMSKSKILSIFLREFGEVVVEDVVFL, encoded by the coding sequence ATGTCGTACCAAAGATGGAATAAGGTGCAGTCTGGACGTAGAGCAGAAACATCTACTGTGGGTGAGGCTATGCGAGAGCTACTAGATGCCTATAAACTGAAGGCAAAGTTTGAGCAGACGCAGCTAATCAACTCATGGGAGAGGTTAATGGGAGCGCCTATAGCGCGGCGTACTGACAAAATCTTTATCAAAGACCGTAAACTGTATGTAAAGTTAAGCTCAGCTGCGCTGAAGCAGGAGCTAAACATGTCTAAATCAAAAATATTGTCAATTTTCCTGAGAGAGTTTGGCGAAGTAGTAGTAGAGGATGTAGTGTTCTTGTAG